CAAACGACAACGGAAAACCAAAGGAACTGGACATGGGAGAAGAAAGCAAGTCAAGGAACCTGAGCCAGAACCAGAACCTGAACCAAAACATGAGTCGGATGAAGTCCAACATGCTCCACAACAAGAAGAGCAACACCAtgaaactgagggtgaaaacaaATTTGAGTTATTATCTGATGTACCACAAGAGCATTTTGAGCAAGAACAAGAAACTCTGCTGCATCATGAAGATTTGCCAACTGCGACTGAAGGAGAGACTGCTGATGTGACTCTTCTAATACATGAAGATGCTGATGGACACTTACCACAAGAGGCTTCCCCTTTGCTAAAAGGTAATACTTTGGTGGATAAACACctttctctaaggcctcatgcacacgaccgttgtttcattccgtgtccgttgttcagttttttcgtgattttctgcggacccattgactttcaatgggtccgttgaaaactcggctaatgcaccgtttgtcatccgcgtccgtgatccgtggttccagtccgtccaaaaaatataacctgtcctatttttttcacggaaatggtttgctgacccattcaagtcaatgggaccgtgaaaaaacgtggaggcacacaagattgtcatccgcttccgcgtccgtttttttcctatcatttgcatggcaaacttgacttagatttttttttactttccttgatgtctggtgatcctccaaaaataaaggaagacacacggaaacaaaaactgaaacggatcacggaacaacggaaccccattttgcggaacggaacacaacagcggtcgtgtgcatgaggcctaacaagaaTGAGCGGTCTGGCTCCTGCcgtttcagtagctcccattgcGGTGCATTAGAGCTacggaaacagtgtagcacaacACGCTATGCTGTTTCTGAGTTGGGGAATCTGCACATCTTgttgtgctacactgtttccgtAGTTCTTGTGCTCCGCAATACTACTGAAACATGGAGTGTCGCAGCACTCTGCAGTTTCCCGGCCGGCTGGTGGTTGGGACTGTGTCTGATCTCACCTTAGTAACAacaagatgacacaacccctttaagacaggaaTACTGGATTGTGTGCACTATTAGGGACAATGAGTGATGACTATATGACAAGTTAGCATTATATAAGTAACGGGAAATAAATGAACACAATTTACAGTGGTCACCAAGAAGTTCAGGAATATTGTAATGATGAATTCATACTTAAACGGGAGTCTTCTAGATCCATATGTGATATTACAAGATTCATCATGCacatgtcttaaagggaacctgtcaccgggattttgtgtatagagctgaggacatgggttgctagatggccgctagcacatccgcaatacccagtccccatagctctgtgtgcttttattgtgtaaaaaaacccgatttgatacatatgcaaattaacataaaagagtcatatcttactcgtgtgaccagagaagagtcatattttcaagctctgactcatctccggttaatttgcatatgtatcaaatcatttttttcacacaataaaagcacacagagctatggggactgggtattgcggatgtgctagcggccatctagcaacccatgtcctcagctctatacccaaaatcctggtgacaggttccctttaagctttacTAGCCCCATGTATTACTACCTACTTTTTCATTTGCAGATAAAGAAGAGGTAGCAGAGTCTGATCCCGTACCAGTTACAGAAGCACCAGAGGGTCTTGCCTTT
This portion of the Bufo gargarizans isolate SCDJY-AF-19 chromosome 1, ASM1485885v1, whole genome shotgun sequence genome encodes:
- the HEMGN gene encoding hemogen isoform X2, which encodes MGDFERDHHYSELSGTSAPENGHHEKKQASPVPITRRLRDREMLKRKKEEAQEKHTYQEQSSSSKRQRKTKGTGHGRRKQVKEPEPEPEPEPKHESDEVQHAPQQEEQHHETEGENKFELLSDVPQEHFEQEQETLLHHEDLPTATEGETADVTLLIHEDADGHLPQEASPLLKDKEEVAESDPVPVTEAPEGLAFPFEQEQVEHQYYTPLL
- the HEMGN gene encoding hemogen isoform X3 produces the protein MLKRKKEEAQEKHTYQWVFGEQSSSSKRQRKTKGTGHGRRKQVKEPEPEPEPEPKHESDEVQHAPQQEEQHHETEGENKFELLSDVPQEHFEQEQETLLHHEDLPTATEGETADVTLLIHEDADGHLPQEASPLLKDKEEVAESDPVPVTEAPEGLAFPFEQEQVEHQYYTPLL
- the HEMGN gene encoding hemogen isoform X1, which gives rise to MGDFERDHHYSELSGTSAPENGHHEKKQASPVPITRRLRDREMLKRKKEEAQEKHTYQWVFGEQSSSSKRQRKTKGTGHGRRKQVKEPEPEPEPEPKHESDEVQHAPQQEEQHHETEGENKFELLSDVPQEHFEQEQETLLHHEDLPTATEGETADVTLLIHEDADGHLPQEASPLLKDKEEVAESDPVPVTEAPEGLAFPFEQEQVEHQYYTPLL